The genome window CCGGTCTCGTGACTCTAGCCACGGGCCTGGGCCTTGCCAACGGACTCGACGTGACCGACGAGTTCATCTACGTATCGCAGTACCAGTTTCCTTCGCAGATCGTCCGGATGGACCTGGACGGCGGCAATCTTCTCCAGATGTACGAAGCACCAGCGGACGGCAGTGTCCTTCGGGGCGTCGCCGTTCTGGTGGCCGTGCCGGAACCTTCCACGATGGCGCTCTCCGCCCTGGGGCTCCTCGGAATCGCGGCAGTGGCGCGTCGCCGGCGGTGAAATAGCCGCCGCCCCACGGGGCTCGAAGATCTGCACCCGCCATGGCGCCCGGCTACACGCGTTGGCGCCGTGGCACCCAGCTGCCGAGGTGTCGAACAAACTGACACGGCCGTAGCAGATCGCCCCGAACGGAACCTCCGCGCCATGGGGACAGGGATCACGCCTCATCCGGGGTCCGATTCTTGCGCCGCGCTGGCTGAGGCGAGCCTTACCCGGATCGATACGGCTCCTGCCGGTTGCACTCGCCTTTGCATGCTGATCGCGGCTCTCGACGCGAAGTCGGCCGCGAGCATCCCTCCGACTCACCCACCGCGAGGCGTTCGATGCGTCATTCCCTGATTCAACTGTCTGCGGTCGCTGTGATGGCGCTCCCCACGTATGCGAGTGCCGCCGCGCCCAACCTGGTGCCCAACGGTGACTTCGAAGCCGGCGCCGTCAGCTTCGAGTCCGACTACAGCTACAGTCCTGGCGGCAACGGCGCAGAAGCGCAGTACACGGTGCGGACCAACCCGTATCCCTGGAACGGCTACTTCGTGTCGATGGACGATCACACCACGGGCACCGGACAGATGTTCGTCGGCAACGGCAGCCCCATCGACGGCGCCATCGTCTGGCGCTCCGGCCCGATCGACGTGATCCCGGACACCGACTACTTCTTCGAGGCCTTCGTTTCGAACGTCTGCTGCGTCGTGGGCTATCCAGGGAGCAACAGTCCCGCGATCCTGGAGTTCAGGGTGTCCACGCCAACAGTCGTGTCGCTGGGCACGGTCGAGACCAGCCTCGCTCTCGCGGGCACGTGGCAGGGTCTGGGCAAGACGTGGAACTCGGGCTCGGTGACGAGCGTGACGTTGAGCCTCGTGAACCGCAACACGGCGACAGGCGGCAACGACTTCGCCGTCGACGACATCTATTTCGGCACCGAGTCCACTCTCCCGCCGGTACCCGAACCAGGCACTTATCTGCTGATGGCCCTGGGCCTCCTGACGATGGCGGTGACGGCGCGTCGCGGAAAGCTCTCGCGCTGAAGGTGACCATGGGCAAGCCAGCCAAGACTTCGGCTGGCTGCCTCCAGAACAGGCCCGTTCGAGGTCTGCAATCGCACGAGCAGCCCGTCCTGGGCGCGCGTCACGCCGGGAGCGTCTCAGGCTCGAGATCCGATCTTGATGAGATGCACCCGGAGCGGAACTGCGCTGAAGGAGGCCGTTCCTGCCATCACCTCGCGAATCCCTGCGGAGCCTTCGCGATCAGCGCTCGCGCAGCACCCTCACCTCGCGGCGGACACCGGCACGACGATTCTTCGCAGTCCGAAGAGGTCCCTGATCCGGATGGCACCGCGCTCGGTGGAAACCAGGTGCAGGGCGACCAGTTCCCGAATCAACCGCGCGATCACCTCGCGAGTCGTTCCCAGATGCCGGGCGATCTGCTGTTGCGTCATCCGGAGCACACCGTCGGCAGCGCTGTGCAGCAGGAGGAACTGAGCCAGGCGCTGCTTCTGGTTGATGGCATGCACCTGCTCCAGTTCGTTCATCAGTCGATACACCAGCGTCGATAGCGCCTTGACCGTCAGGTCCTGGATCGCGCGCTCCGTCTCGAACAGCTTCTTGTAGACCGGTCCGGGAATGATGGCGACGACAGCGGGCGATTCCGCCTGCACCCACGCCGGGTAGAGCAGATCGTTGAACAGGCAATTCAGCGCGAGAACGCAGGCTTCGCCCGGGTCCACGAAGTACAGCGTCGCCTCCGTACCGTTGGGCGAGATGGTGTAGATGCGTAACCGGCCCTCGAGCACGAAATACGCACCGGAAACCGGCTGGCCCTTGTGCAGGATGGCCGTCGCGCGCTTTCGCGTTCCTGGCGACGATCCCCTGCGTCAACAATCCCCGGCCGGTGGGGCTGAGGTCGGAAAAGGCATCGAAATCGCCCAGGCGGTCCTCAACGGATTTCATGGTCGATCAGGTGTCCCGACTTCACCCATAGCCATGCTCCCCCCGCGCTGCTCACGATCATGGGCCTCTCCCTCCGGTGCCGCAGCCAGCTCCACCTGTGCAGCCCTGCATCCCGGGACCCATTGAGATCGACGTGTCCTTCCAGGACGAAGATCTCCTCCCCCGCGGGTTGCGGTGGCCATGGGTCGCGGTACCCGGGCGCGAGCCTTTCGAAGCGGACTGTCCCCTCTCGTCCGCGGTGGAGCGCTGCGATACGGCGAAAGGCATCGATGCTCTCCCACTTCTGATCATCGGGCCGAAGGGTCACGCTGTCCGTGTCGTCCGGGCTCATCTGCCTCAGCTTCACGAAGATGGTGCAGCCATCGCGGGACCCGGGCGAGTGCGTCGAACCCGGAGGGTTGCGGACATAGGTTCCGGGCGGATAGTCGCCATGCTCGTCGGAGAACACCCCTTCCAGGACGACGAACTCCTCGCCCAACCCATGTGCGTGGGGTGGGAAGGCAGAACCGGGTCCGTAGCGGACGATGGTGGATGCAACCGCCACCTCGCCCCCCGAACGTTCCAGCATTCTGCGGTCGACACCGGCCTGCGGCGAGGGGATCCAGGGGAGATCCGTGCCGTGTACCAGCACAGGCTCCCGACGGTCGGCGTTGAGTTGCATGTCCATGGCTAGAACCTCTCCCTCCTTGACCTCAGATCCAGTTCTTGTGTCCATACCGACGCCGGCTGTTCGGCCAGCCAGCGATAGGCTTTGGCGGCTTCGGCCGGATCGATGGCGCGTTCATCCTCG of Betaproteobacteria bacterium contains these proteins:
- a CDS encoding PEP-CTERM sorting domain-containing protein, whose amino-acid sequence is MALPTYASAAAPNLVPNGDFEAGAVSFESDYSYSPGGNGAEAQYTVRTNPYPWNGYFVSMDDHTTGTGQMFVGNGSPIDGAIVWRSGPIDVIPDTDYFFEAFVSNVCCVVGYPGSNSPAILEFRVSTPTVVSLGTVETSLALAGTWQGLGKTWNSGSVTSVTLSLVNRNTATGGNDFAVDDIYFGTESTLPPVPEPGTYLLMALGLLTMAVTARRGKLSR
- a CDS encoding Crp/Fnr family transcriptional regulator, which encodes MLHKGQPVSGAYFVLEGRLRIYTISPNGTEATLYFVDPGEACVLALNCLFNDLLYPAWVQAESPAVVAIIPGPVYKKLFETERAIQDLTVKALSTLVYRLMNELEQVHAINQKQRLAQFLLLHSAADGVLRMTQQQIARHLGTTREVIARLIRELVALHLVSTERGAIRIRDLFGLRRIVVPVSAAR
- a CDS encoding cupin domain-containing protein — encoded protein: MQLNADRREPVLVHGTDLPWIPSPQAGVDRRMLERSGGEVAVASTIVRYGPGSAFPPHAHGLGEEFVVLEGVFSDEHGDYPPGTYVRNPPGSTHSPGSRDGCTIFVKLRQMSPDDTDSVTLRPDDQKWESIDAFRRIAALHRGREGTVRFERLAPGYRDPWPPQPAGEEIFVLEGHVDLNGSRDAGLHRWSWLRHRRERPMIVSSAGGAWLWVKSGHLIDHEIR